The Dehalococcoidia bacterium genome has a segment encoding these proteins:
- a CDS encoding NAD(+)/NADH kinase, whose product MTARRPPRRIGLAYNPSSDEARDLALRVEALLASRGVDTWMTDLSQERDHDRVAASDLVMCFGGDGTVLRCARLAIEAEPLILGVNMGRLGFLTELESFEVEGRLDEVLAGGGRIEERALLQASVPGSGEVFHALNEIVIGRATLSRAIQLAVDVDSVRIADYRCDGVIVATATGSTAYALSVGGPILPPESHDIVVVPVAPHLAAQHAVVLAETEVVHVTLEPRQQAVLSVDGESDLELHEHDTVVARISPYHARFLRFHDRTDFYLRMAARLGWHRPAGKAEPLPRRLLS is encoded by the coding sequence GTGACCGCTCGCCGCCCCCCGCGACGCATTGGCCTCGCCTACAATCCCAGCTCCGATGAGGCGCGGGACCTCGCGCTCAGGGTCGAAGCCCTCCTCGCCAGCCGCGGCGTCGATACCTGGATGACCGACCTCTCCCAGGAGCGCGACCATGACCGCGTCGCCGCCAGCGACCTTGTGATGTGCTTCGGCGGCGATGGCACCGTGCTCCGCTGCGCTCGCCTCGCCATCGAAGCGGAGCCCCTGATCCTGGGCGTGAACATGGGCCGCCTCGGCTTCCTGACCGAACTCGAGAGCTTCGAGGTCGAAGGCCGCCTGGACGAAGTGCTCGCGGGCGGCGGCCGCATCGAAGAGCGCGCCCTCCTCCAGGCCTCCGTCCCCGGCTCCGGCGAGGTCTTCCACGCCTTGAATGAGATCGTCATCGGCCGCGCCACTCTCAGCCGCGCCATCCAGCTCGCCGTCGATGTCGACAGCGTGCGGATTGCCGACTATCGCTGCGATGGCGTGATCGTCGCCACCGCCACGGGCAGCACGGCTTACGCCCTCTCCGTCGGCGGCCCGATCCTGCCACCCGAGTCCCACGACATCGTCGTCGTGCCGGTTGCCCCCCACCTTGCCGCCCAGCACGCGGTCGTCCTCGCCGAGACGGAGGTCGTGCATGTCACCCTGGAGCCGCGCCAGCAGGCAGTCCTCAGCGTCGACGGCGAGAGCGACCTCGAACTGCACGAGCATGACACCGTCGTCGCCCGTATTAGCCCCTACCACGCCCGCTTCCTCCGCTTCCACGACCGCACAGACTTCTACCTGCGCATGGCAGCACGCCTCGGCTGGCACAGGCCGGCCGGCAAGGCAGAGCCGCTGCCGCGCCGCCTGCTCAGCTAG